One stretch of Kogia breviceps isolate mKogBre1 chromosome 18, mKogBre1 haplotype 1, whole genome shotgun sequence DNA includes these proteins:
- the LOC131744815 gene encoding zinc finger protein 773-like isoform X1, protein MNRRRESNGSVRNRPVPHSAEPLMDPALGSVTFEDVAVYFSQEEWKLLDEAQRFLYHDVMLETFALVASLGLSSSRSHVVQLELRGEPQVHDRVDMTPDRARGAQIGPGPGCWYIAENKQTPSEQDVSVEVPQINTSEADLSTLKSYPWERCCLYLEGGLHLAEDLGTNPGQKLCGVGVQFHQHSGEELFRRDMSKTFMKSRTVHASKKSFTFQEPGKDFPCSSGLLQHQVTPQKDTEFVEAFHNGEKHYKCSECGKAFCRKYRLAQHQRVHTGERPYECCECGKVFRCNSNLVIHRRIHTGERPYECRECGKFFRQNAQLIVHQRIHTGAKPYECSECGKTFITKSKLVQHQRVHTGERPYECGECRKAFTYKRMLVQHQRVHTGERPYECSECGKVFRYIASLIKHRRIHTGERPYECSECGKSFRQRAHLQVHQRIHTGAKTYKCSECGKCFSQNSILTTHQRVHTGERPYKCSECGKCFSQSSTLIKHQSSHWRKTI, encoded by the exons ATGAACAGAAGAAGGGAATCAAATGGAAGTGTCAGAAACAGACCT GTTCCACATTCAGCAGAACCACTTATGGACCCTGCACTG GGCTCTGTGACCTTTGAGGACGTAGCTGTGTACTTTTCCCAGGAGGAATGGAAGCTTCTTGATGAGGCCCAGAGATTCCTGTACCACGATGTCATGCTGGAGACCTTTGCACTTGTTGCATCATTGG GACTTTCATCTTCTAGGTCCCATGTTGTCCAGCTGGAGCTGAGAGGAGAACCTCAGGTACATGACAGAGTGGACATGACTCCAGACAGAGCAAGAGGGGCTCAAATTGGGCCTGGACCTG GGTGTTGGTATATAGCAGAGAACAAGCAGACACCTTCTGAGCAGGATGTTTCTGTAGAAGTGCCACAAATAAATACTTCAGAGGCAGACCTGTCCACTCTGAAGTCCTATCCCTGGGAGAGGTGCTGCCTGTACTTAGAAGGTGGTTTGCATCTAGCTGAGGACCTTGGCACAAACCCTGGCCAGAAACTCTGCGGGGTGGGTGTGCAGTTTCACCAGCACAGTGGAGAGGAACTCTTTAGAAGAGACATGAGTAAGACCTTTATGAAGAGCCGCACCGTCCATGCATCCAAGAAGTCTTTCACATTCCAGGAGCCTGGGAAAGATTTCCCTTGTAGCTCTGGCCTTCTCCAGCACCAGGTCACTCCACAAAAGGACACCGAGTTTGTAGAGGCCTTTCACAATGGAGAAAAGCATTAcaagtgcagtgaatgtgggaaagccttctgCCGTAAATACAGGCTTGCTCAGCATCAGAGAGtccacactggagaaaggccttatgaatGCTGTGAATGTGGGAAAGTCTTTAGATGCAACTCCAACCTTGTTATACATAGAAGAATTCACACTGgggaaaggccttatgagtgtaGAGAATGTGGGAAGTTCTTTAGGCAAAATGCCCAACTTATTGTGCaccagagaattcacactggagcCAAGCCTTAcgaatgcagtgaatgtgggaaaaccttcaTTACTAAAAGCAAACTTGTTCAGCACCAGAGAGTCCACACTGGAGAGAGACCTTATGAATGTGGAGAATGCAGAAAAGCCTTCACCTATAAACGCATGCTTGTTCAGCATCAGAGAGTCCACACTGGAGAgaggccttatgagtgcagtgaatgtgggaaagtcTTTAGGTACATCGCCAGCCTCATTAAACATAGAAGAATTCACACTGgggaaaggccttatgagtgtaGTGAATGTGGGAAGTCCTTTAGGCAAAGGGCCCACCTTCAGGTCCaccagagaattcacactggagcAAAGACTTAcaagtgcagtgaatgtgggaaatgtTTTAGCCAAAACTCTATTCTCACTACACACCAGAGAGTTCACACTGGTGAAAGGCCTTataagtgcagtgaatgtggaaagTGTTTTAGCCAAAGCTCTACTCTTATTAAGCACCAGAGTTCACattggagaaaaaccatatga
- the LOC131744815 gene encoding zinc finger protein 773-like isoform X3: MLETFALVASLGLSSSRSHVVQLELRGEPQVHDRVDMTPDRARGAQIGPGPGCWYIAENKQTPSEQDVSVEVPQINTSEADLSTLKSYPWERCCLYLEGGLHLAEDLGTNPGQKLCGVGVQFHQHSGEELFRRDMSKTFMKSRTVHASKKSFTFQEPGKDFPCSSGLLQHQVTPQKDTEFVEAFHNGEKHYKCSECGKAFCRKYRLAQHQRVHTGERPYECCECGKVFRCNSNLVIHRRIHTGERPYECRECGKFFRQNAQLIVHQRIHTGAKPYECSECGKTFITKSKLVQHQRVHTGERPYECGECRKAFTYKRMLVQHQRVHTGERPYECSECGKVFRYIASLIKHRRIHTGERPYECSECGKSFRQRAHLQVHQRIHTGAKTYKCSECGKCFSQNSILTTHQRVHTGERPYKCSECGKCFSQSSTLIKHQSSHWRKTI, encoded by the exons ATGCTGGAGACCTTTGCACTTGTTGCATCATTGG GACTTTCATCTTCTAGGTCCCATGTTGTCCAGCTGGAGCTGAGAGGAGAACCTCAGGTACATGACAGAGTGGACATGACTCCAGACAGAGCAAGAGGGGCTCAAATTGGGCCTGGACCTG GGTGTTGGTATATAGCAGAGAACAAGCAGACACCTTCTGAGCAGGATGTTTCTGTAGAAGTGCCACAAATAAATACTTCAGAGGCAGACCTGTCCACTCTGAAGTCCTATCCCTGGGAGAGGTGCTGCCTGTACTTAGAAGGTGGTTTGCATCTAGCTGAGGACCTTGGCACAAACCCTGGCCAGAAACTCTGCGGGGTGGGTGTGCAGTTTCACCAGCACAGTGGAGAGGAACTCTTTAGAAGAGACATGAGTAAGACCTTTATGAAGAGCCGCACCGTCCATGCATCCAAGAAGTCTTTCACATTCCAGGAGCCTGGGAAAGATTTCCCTTGTAGCTCTGGCCTTCTCCAGCACCAGGTCACTCCACAAAAGGACACCGAGTTTGTAGAGGCCTTTCACAATGGAGAAAAGCATTAcaagtgcagtgaatgtgggaaagccttctgCCGTAAATACAGGCTTGCTCAGCATCAGAGAGtccacactggagaaaggccttatgaatGCTGTGAATGTGGGAAAGTCTTTAGATGCAACTCCAACCTTGTTATACATAGAAGAATTCACACTGgggaaaggccttatgagtgtaGAGAATGTGGGAAGTTCTTTAGGCAAAATGCCCAACTTATTGTGCaccagagaattcacactggagcCAAGCCTTAcgaatgcagtgaatgtgggaaaaccttcaTTACTAAAAGCAAACTTGTTCAGCACCAGAGAGTCCACACTGGAGAGAGACCTTATGAATGTGGAGAATGCAGAAAAGCCTTCACCTATAAACGCATGCTTGTTCAGCATCAGAGAGTCCACACTGGAGAgaggccttatgagtgcagtgaatgtgggaaagtcTTTAGGTACATCGCCAGCCTCATTAAACATAGAAGAATTCACACTGgggaaaggccttatgagtgtaGTGAATGTGGGAAGTCCTTTAGGCAAAGGGCCCACCTTCAGGTCCaccagagaattcacactggagcAAAGACTTAcaagtgcagtgaatgtgggaaatgtTTTAGCCAAAACTCTATTCTCACTACACACCAGAGAGTTCACACTGGTGAAAGGCCTTataagtgcagtgaatgtggaaagTGTTTTAGCCAAAGCTCTACTCTTATTAAGCACCAGAGTTCACattggagaaaaaccatatga
- the LOC131744815 gene encoding zinc finger protein 773-like isoform X2, with protein MDPALGSVTFEDVAVYFSQEEWKLLDEAQRFLYHDVMLETFALVASLGLSSSRSHVVQLELRGEPQVHDRVDMTPDRARGAQIGPGPGCWYIAENKQTPSEQDVSVEVPQINTSEADLSTLKSYPWERCCLYLEGGLHLAEDLGTNPGQKLCGVGVQFHQHSGEELFRRDMSKTFMKSRTVHASKKSFTFQEPGKDFPCSSGLLQHQVTPQKDTEFVEAFHNGEKHYKCSECGKAFCRKYRLAQHQRVHTGERPYECCECGKVFRCNSNLVIHRRIHTGERPYECRECGKFFRQNAQLIVHQRIHTGAKPYECSECGKTFITKSKLVQHQRVHTGERPYECGECRKAFTYKRMLVQHQRVHTGERPYECSECGKVFRYIASLIKHRRIHTGERPYECSECGKSFRQRAHLQVHQRIHTGAKTYKCSECGKCFSQNSILTTHQRVHTGERPYKCSECGKCFSQSSTLIKHQSSHWRKTI; from the exons ATGGACCCTGCACTG GGCTCTGTGACCTTTGAGGACGTAGCTGTGTACTTTTCCCAGGAGGAATGGAAGCTTCTTGATGAGGCCCAGAGATTCCTGTACCACGATGTCATGCTGGAGACCTTTGCACTTGTTGCATCATTGG GACTTTCATCTTCTAGGTCCCATGTTGTCCAGCTGGAGCTGAGAGGAGAACCTCAGGTACATGACAGAGTGGACATGACTCCAGACAGAGCAAGAGGGGCTCAAATTGGGCCTGGACCTG GGTGTTGGTATATAGCAGAGAACAAGCAGACACCTTCTGAGCAGGATGTTTCTGTAGAAGTGCCACAAATAAATACTTCAGAGGCAGACCTGTCCACTCTGAAGTCCTATCCCTGGGAGAGGTGCTGCCTGTACTTAGAAGGTGGTTTGCATCTAGCTGAGGACCTTGGCACAAACCCTGGCCAGAAACTCTGCGGGGTGGGTGTGCAGTTTCACCAGCACAGTGGAGAGGAACTCTTTAGAAGAGACATGAGTAAGACCTTTATGAAGAGCCGCACCGTCCATGCATCCAAGAAGTCTTTCACATTCCAGGAGCCTGGGAAAGATTTCCCTTGTAGCTCTGGCCTTCTCCAGCACCAGGTCACTCCACAAAAGGACACCGAGTTTGTAGAGGCCTTTCACAATGGAGAAAAGCATTAcaagtgcagtgaatgtgggaaagccttctgCCGTAAATACAGGCTTGCTCAGCATCAGAGAGtccacactggagaaaggccttatgaatGCTGTGAATGTGGGAAAGTCTTTAGATGCAACTCCAACCTTGTTATACATAGAAGAATTCACACTGgggaaaggccttatgagtgtaGAGAATGTGGGAAGTTCTTTAGGCAAAATGCCCAACTTATTGTGCaccagagaattcacactggagcCAAGCCTTAcgaatgcagtgaatgtgggaaaaccttcaTTACTAAAAGCAAACTTGTTCAGCACCAGAGAGTCCACACTGGAGAGAGACCTTATGAATGTGGAGAATGCAGAAAAGCCTTCACCTATAAACGCATGCTTGTTCAGCATCAGAGAGTCCACACTGGAGAgaggccttatgagtgcagtgaatgtgggaaagtcTTTAGGTACATCGCCAGCCTCATTAAACATAGAAGAATTCACACTGgggaaaggccttatgagtgtaGTGAATGTGGGAAGTCCTTTAGGCAAAGGGCCCACCTTCAGGTCCaccagagaattcacactggagcAAAGACTTAcaagtgcagtgaatgtgggaaatgtTTTAGCCAAAACTCTATTCTCACTACACACCAGAGAGTTCACACTGGTGAAAGGCCTTataagtgcagtgaatgtggaaagTGTTTTAGCCAAAGCTCTACTCTTATTAAGCACCAGAGTTCACattggagaaaaaccatatga